Genomic segment of Pseudomonas iranensis:
CGGGGTTTTCACGGTGATCGGCATCGGACCGTAGCTGACGGCCGTCGGGTTTCCTGCGAGGGTTTGCGCCAACGCGCGCGCGCAACTCATCAGCGGCATCACGTAGAGCAGATTGAGCCCGTCGACTTCGGCGCAGTCGCCCAATGCGTAAATATTGGCGTGGGACGTCTTCAGGTAACGATCGACCATCACGCCGCGATTGATCTGCACGCCGGCAGCCGCTGCCAGATCGATGCGCGGGCGCAGGCCGATCGCCGAGACCACTACATCGCACGGGATGATCTGACCATCGGACAGGTGCGCTTCGAGGCCATCGGCGACTTTCTGCAGCCGGGTCAACACCGGGCCGAGGTGAAACTTCGCCCCGATACTTTCCAGCCCGGCCTGCACGGCCGCCGCAGCGGCGGGATGCAAGAGCATCGGCATGACCTGTTCGCACGGCGCGACCAGTTGCACTTCGTAGCCGCCGAGAATCAGGTCATTGGCGAATTCGCAGCCGATCAACCCGGCGCCGAGCAACAAAACCCGACGCTTGCCCGCCGCTGCGGCACGGAAGCGCGCGTAGTCTTCGAGATCGTTGATCGGGAACACCAGTTCCGCGCCGTCGCCTTCGATCGGCACGCGCACGGTTTCCGCGCCCCAGGCCAGAATCAGGTCGCGATAGGGCACGGCTTCTTCACCGATCCACAAGCGTTTGTGGCCGGCGTCGATGCCGCTGATGCGCGTGTGGGTGCGCACTTCGGCCTTCAACTGCTCGGCCATGACGCCGGGTTCGGCCATGCTCAGGCCGTCGGCGTCCTTGTTCTTGCCGAAACCGGTGGAGAGCATCGGCTTGGAGTAAGAGCGGCCGTCATCGGCGGTGATCAGCAGCAGCGGGGTT
This window contains:
- a CDS encoding NAD(P)/FAD-dependent oxidoreductase gives rise to the protein MSAPVVIIGTGLAGYNLAREFRKLDSETPLLLITADDGRSYSKPMLSTGFGKNKDADGLSMAEPGVMAEQLKAEVRTHTRISGIDAGHKRLWIGEEAVPYRDLILAWGAETVRVPIEGDGAELVFPINDLEDYARFRAAAAGKRRVLLLGAGLIGCEFANDLILGGYEVQLVAPCEQVMPMLLHPAAAAAVQAGLESIGAKFHLGPVLTRLQKVADGLEAHLSDGQIIPCDVVVSAIGLRPRIDLAAAAGVQINRGVMVDRYLKTSHANIYALGDCAEVDGLNLLYVMPLMSCARALAQTLAGNPTAVSYGPMPITVKTPVCPLVVSPPPRGSEGIWSVEGQGADIKALCHSADGQLLGYALTGGAVMEKLALNKQLPPLLA